The nucleotide sequence GTGGTGGTGGTGCTCGTCGTTGTCGTCGTTGATTCGGTATCGTCATCCGCGTCATCGTCCGACGCATCGTCATCGGCCGTATCGTCATCACCATCATCGTCCGACGCGTCATCGTCGTCGGTCGTATCGTCATCACCATCATCGTCCGACGCGTCATCGTCTCCGCCGCCCGATGAGTCGCCGCCGCATCCCCCGCTGCACGAAACGCTGAAAAGCAGAGGGAGCGCGAGGCACAACAGCAGGAGTCCGCGAATCGACGAACGGGACTTCATCGTGGTTCCCTCCGAGGCCAATTTCTCGTTGGTGCCGTTACAAATTTTCGGTCTGATCGATTACGTTTATCAGTGCCGACTCCGAAAAGTCAAGCCCGTTTTTGACGGCATACGCGTCTCGGCGCGCCGGGGGGCGCATTTGCCGAACGGGGGTTCGGCGTTCCCAGGGGCGAATCGCAACCGAATTTCTGCGCGCCATTGCCAATCGGGCACAAGGCGCAAAAGATAGTGTCCGGGATTTATGCGCGTCGTCATCGTCGATACCTCAAGGGAGCTTCGCGGGGGGCAGCGGCAGGTGCGGCTGCTTTCGGCCGGGCTCGCGGAGTCCGGCGTGGACGTGCTCGTCGTGACGCGGCCGGGCAGCCCGCTTGCCGAGGAGCTGGCCGTCCATCGCGTGCCGGCCGCGTCGGTTTCGCCGCGTTTCGAGGGCGATCCGATCGCCGCGTGGCGCCTTTCACGCGTCCTGAAAACGCACGGCGCGCAGGTGGTAAACGCGCAGTCGAGCCACGACCACACCCTCGCGATGATGGCTGTGGCGATCGCCCACCCGCGGCCGGTTCGCATCGTCACCCGGCGTGTGGATTTCGCGCCGCGCGGGGGGCGCCTCAACCGGCGCAAATATCTTCGCGGCGCCGATCACTATATCGCAATCAGCCACGCCGTCGCCGAAATTCTCGTCGCCTTCGGCGTGCCGCGCGAGAACGTCCGCGTCATCCCGAGCGCGATCGAACATGTGTTGCCGCCGGCCGGCGCGCGCGCGGCCCTGTTGGCTGAACTCGGTCTGCCAGACGGTGTCTTTCTTATCGGCGAT is from bacterium and encodes:
- a CDS encoding glycosyltransferase, which encodes MRVVIVDTSRELRGGQRQVRLLSAGLAESGVDVLVVTRPGSPLAEELAVHRVPAASVSPRFEGDPIAAWRLSRVLKTHGAQVVNAQSSHDHTLAMMAVAIAHPRPVRIVTRRVDFAPRGGRLNRRKYLRGADHYIAISHAVAEILVAFGVPRENVRVIPSAIEHVLPPAGARAALLAELGLPDGVFLIGDVASLVDHKGHRYLLEAFALIASEMPDAHLVLAGDGELRDELEALAGRLGIRARTHFLGLRNDTPLLYGAFDLFAMTSHLEGLCTSILDAMSAKVPVVATRAGGIPEIVRDGDTGYLAENRNPAAIAQAIRDARADPGQARRRAEHAFRMVDEEFGVHRMVAQTARLYDELLKGSGET